Proteins encoded by one window of Glycine soja cultivar W05 chromosome 15, ASM419377v2, whole genome shotgun sequence:
- the LOC114387194 gene encoding factor of DNA methylation 4-like: MNRYKNNKKASSESVKLCAKWQKEILDSTWHPFKIVEVEGKEIQEVIDENDPKLLSLKNDLGEEAYVAVVTALKQSHEYHNSDDAENTHNSSEKQVIPEI; this comes from the exons ATGAATAggtataaaaataacaaaaaagcaTCATCGGAGTCTGTCAAACTGTGCGCAAAGTGGCAAAAAGAAATTCTGGATTCAACATGGCACCCTTTTAAGATTGTTGAAGTCGAAGGGAAGGAAATACAG gaagtaattgatgaaaatgatcctaaattattatctttaaagAATGATTTGGGAGAGGAGGCATATGTTGCTGTGGTGACAGCTCTAAAGCAATCGCATGAGTATCATAATTCTGATGATGCTGAGAACACCCATAATTCAAGTGAGAAACAAGTGATACCTGAGATATGA